The following coding sequences are from one SAR116 cluster alpha proteobacterium HIMB100 window:
- a CDS encoding flagellar motor protein (PFAM: OmpA family) yields MAEAQAQEIEEEQEECPKCPPVGAPAWMATFADMATLLMAFFVLILSFAEFNVPKFKQISGSLRNAFGVQKVVPIVEQPKGTTVLSLNFSPSPSRSVTNEMTQQTTQVNQPELEVQNKTKDSDGDAEDSADNVVKALEEAIARGDIEVQTLGEKVVVNFTPTEAEEQDLPQLLQKTLNAVERAKSAAGKSDQEVMFGGLEGTLAQLAQATAELTQQAQAQAENQKQSVDEAKKAADELKIALRQEIGQGLVAVEQDEDKVIVTVGAGGAFASGSADLTPEAIEIMQRIAGVNAENDSEITVSGHTDNVPLIFGSRYRDNWDLAAARSASVVQSLAGDGVITDNRLEAISYGESRPVDSNDTAVGRAKNRRIEIEINY; encoded by the coding sequence ATGGCAGAAGCCCAAGCGCAGGAAATTGAAGAAGAACAGGAAGAATGCCCGAAATGCCCCCCTGTGGGTGCACCGGCATGGATGGCCACTTTTGCGGATATGGCCACGCTGTTGATGGCGTTCTTCGTGCTGATTCTGTCATTTGCCGAATTTAATGTGCCGAAATTTAAACAAATCTCTGGCTCGCTGCGGAACGCTTTCGGGGTACAGAAAGTCGTACCTATCGTTGAACAGCCAAAAGGCACAACTGTGCTGTCCTTGAATTTCAGCCCGTCGCCGAGCCGGTCTGTCACCAATGAGATGACCCAGCAAACCACGCAGGTCAACCAGCCTGAGCTGGAGGTCCAGAACAAGACCAAAGACAGTGATGGTGATGCCGAAGACAGTGCAGATAATGTGGTCAAAGCCCTGGAAGAGGCCATTGCCAGAGGCGATATTGAGGTGCAGACCTTAGGGGAAAAGGTGGTGGTGAATTTCACCCCGACAGAAGCTGAAGAACAAGATTTGCCACAATTGCTGCAGAAAACCCTGAATGCGGTTGAACGGGCAAAATCAGCTGCCGGAAAATCAGATCAAGAAGTGATGTTTGGCGGGCTGGAAGGCACGCTGGCCCAGCTGGCCCAGGCCACAGCTGAATTAACCCAGCAAGCCCAGGCCCAGGCCGAAAATCAGAAACAATCTGTGGATGAGGCGAAAAAGGCTGCAGATGAGCTGAAAATTGCCCTGCGTCAGGAAATTGGCCAGGGGCTGGTCGCGGTTGAACAGGATGAAGATAAGGTGATTGTCACCGTTGGTGCAGGCGGGGCCTTTGCGTCCGGATCTGCGGACCTGACCCCTGAGGCAATAGAGATTATGCAGCGCATCGCCGGTGTGAATGCCGAAAATGACAGCGAGATTACCGTATCCGGCCATACCGATAATGTGCCTTTGATCTTTGGCTCGCGCTACCGTGATAACTGGGATCTGGCCGCGGCACGATCTGCATCAGTGGTGCAGTCCCTTGCCGGTGACGGGGTGATCACAGATAACCGTCTGGAAGCCATCAGCTATGGCGAGAGCCGCCCTGTGGACAGTAATGATACAGCTGTCGGCCGTGCGAAAAACCGCCGGATTGAGATTGAGATCAATTACTAA
- a CDS encoding flagellar biosynthetic protein FliR (PFAM: Bacterial export proteins, family 1~TIGRFAM: flagellar biosynthetic protein FliR): protein MHLPLTLLDTMGGLPGLELQSVMSVLAQFFLATLRIGAFLIAVPVFGAAAVPLQVRVILAALLGVVVMGYVPVPTVESFSELRILGVVVVELVVGLSAGLIVTIWFSAAVLAGEKIASSAGLGFAAQVDPNTGAQTPVVSKMLSMFLTVLFLGMNGHLVVIRTMLESYSYLPIGAMPAFGVLIKGGISAAGSMFVAASIIMLPIAITMLLINLAIGVITRSAPQLNLFSFGFPISMMAVFVVLYMSVGVISLALKDVVISTMDNLQLVMGAVTYG, encoded by the coding sequence ATGCATCTTCCGCTTACATTACTGGACACTATGGGCGGCCTGCCCGGGCTGGAGCTGCAGTCGGTGATGTCTGTGCTGGCCCAGTTTTTTCTGGCCACTTTGCGGATTGGCGCGTTTTTGATTGCTGTTCCTGTTTTTGGCGCAGCAGCTGTACCGCTTCAGGTTCGTGTTATTCTGGCAGCTCTGCTGGGTGTGGTGGTGATGGGGTATGTCCCGGTGCCCACAGTGGAAAGCTTCAGTGAATTACGCATTCTTGGTGTGGTTGTGGTTGAACTAGTGGTCGGCTTGTCTGCAGGGCTGATTGTCACCATATGGTTTTCCGCCGCGGTTCTGGCCGGTGAAAAAATTGCCTCTTCAGCTGGTCTGGGTTTTGCTGCGCAAGTCGACCCGAATACCGGGGCCCAGACACCTGTGGTGTCAAAAATGCTGTCGATGTTTTTAACAGTGTTGTTTTTAGGCATGAACGGTCATTTGGTGGTGATCAGGACCATGCTGGAAAGCTACAGCTATCTGCCGATCGGTGCAATGCCTGCATTTGGGGTGCTGATCAAAGGCGGTATTTCGGCTGCCGGATCTATGTTTGTGGCAGCGTCGATTATCATGCTGCCAATTGCAATCACGATGTTGCTGATCAATCTGGCAATCGGGGTTATCACCCGTTCTGCCCCTCAACTGAACCTGTTCTCCTTTGGCTTTCCTATCTCCATGATGGCGGTGTTTGTGGTGTTATATATGTCTGTCGGGGTGATTTCTCTTGCGCTGAAAGATGTGGTCATCTCTACGATGGATAATCTTCAACTTGTGATGGGGGCAGTGACTTATGGCTGA
- a CDS encoding metalloendopeptidase-like membrane protein (PFAM: Peptidase family M23) translates to MIRWMIRKLAFVLPPAIDADSQQMRFSTTQKRLFLHETRFLFLSERGPVELALRPGMVLTSLGSGAALICLIMFAPAMSVFSWMTTLPSVPALSQLAGLSPLRTDNQQPVQTANSFSLSFDGSSLAALLEGLKPGDEIRSGTSQPAPTLPAMQLNEPPGQAKTVLGQTTLAQTRLAARRQPNFTDIDEPTDELILDPLDRQPDESPEPVIAAASIAVPAARPAPEPMDPEFVHFDGINRPPLQSEQVKMHRRFANVLAEVGRIEVMLNQLGITPDGLPQPWDNAKQPDEQHLPALYMHRDNWREILHLIPLNAPLRYYYVTSPYGMRTNKKSGLRRFHHGVDLAGTWKAQLRPSASGVVTFAGRDGGFGKVVRIEHAHGIETVYAHLSSVQVSKGSFVTPQDILGTMGNTGRSDGMHLHYEIRINGQSKDPEDFFSFGHRLTLTGALAGDL, encoded by the coding sequence ATGATAAGGTGGATGATCCGCAAACTGGCGTTTGTACTGCCGCCCGCTATCGATGCGGACAGCCAGCAGATGCGGTTTTCAACCACACAGAAACGCCTGTTCCTGCATGAAACCCGATTTCTGTTTTTGAGTGAGCGCGGCCCTGTAGAGCTGGCGTTGCGGCCAGGGATGGTACTGACCAGCCTGGGCAGCGGGGCAGCCCTGATCTGTCTTATCATGTTTGCGCCAGCGATGTCCGTCTTTTCATGGATGACCACCCTGCCGTCCGTGCCGGCATTGTCACAGCTGGCCGGCCTGTCGCCGCTGAGGACGGATAATCAGCAGCCTGTGCAGACCGCAAACAGCTTTTCGCTGTCATTTGACGGCAGCAGCCTGGCTGCGCTGCTGGAGGGGCTGAAGCCCGGCGATGAGATCAGGTCAGGCACATCACAACCCGCACCAACCTTGCCCGCGATGCAGCTGAATGAACCGCCGGGACAAGCAAAGACAGTGCTGGGACAAACAACGCTGGCACAAACAAGGCTGGCCGCCCGCAGGCAGCCAAACTTTACCGATATTGATGAGCCAACCGATGAGCTGATTCTGGACCCGCTTGATCGACAGCCAGATGAGAGCCCTGAACCCGTAATAGCCGCCGCAAGCATTGCGGTCCCGGCGGCCCGGCCCGCGCCTGAGCCCATGGATCCTGAATTTGTGCACTTTGATGGTATCAACAGACCGCCGTTGCAGTCTGAACAGGTCAAAATGCATCGCCGGTTTGCCAATGTTTTGGCTGAGGTAGGCCGGATTGAGGTGATGCTGAACCAGCTGGGTATCACCCCTGATGGCCTTCCACAGCCCTGGGACAACGCAAAACAGCCTGACGAACAACATTTGCCCGCGCTTTATATGCATCGCGACAATTGGCGGGAAATTCTGCATCTGATCCCGCTGAATGCCCCCTTGCGCTATTATTATGTGACCAGCCCTTACGGCATGCGCACAAATAAAAAATCCGGTCTGCGGCGGTTTCATCATGGCGTTGATCTGGCCGGAACCTGGAAAGCCCAATTGCGCCCTTCGGCAAGCGGGGTGGTCACATTCGCCGGACGTGATGGCGGGTTTGGCAAGGTTGTACGGATCGAACATGCGCACGGGATTGAGACAGTCTATGCCCATTTATCCTCTGTTCAGGTCAGTAAAGGCAGCTTTGTCACGCCGCAGGATATTTTAGGCACGATGGGCAATACAGGCCGTTCAGATGGTATGCATTTGCATTATGAAATCAGAATCAACGGCCAGTCAAAAGACCCTGAAGATTTCTTCTCTTTCGGGCACAGGCTGACGCTGACAGGCGCGTTGGCTGGTGATTTATAG
- a CDS encoding RNA polymerase sigma-54 factor (PFAM: Sigma-54 factor, Activator interacting domain (AID); Sigma-54 factor, core binding domain; Sigma-54, DNA binding domain~TIGRFAM: RNA polymerase sigma-54 factor): MQLSQSIKLRQKQSLVMTPQLQQAIKLLQMTNLELSQHLQEQMYDNPFLEVTGATETALNETTKQTAGPADAEALNKNLSATEGQNDVSALRESAALSDDPTQHQEVENRFDTALVDMPRASGPSQGFADGDFDLIDNLSAEDGFYPMLFKQMNLTFTDPTDRIIATHFINALEPTGWIGTTVEDIAAESGCSETQAEAVLAALQGFEPAGLFARNLAECLKIQLIESEQYTPLFGQLLDNLEQLGRGEIKQLSRKFKCEPEDIVDMLGVIRTLNPKPGEHLGIEFREMPSPDVIVTRKKGGWSVELNRSTLPAVLVNEQYAEMMANQKRADQAVQDYSSDSLTNARWLKRAVEQRNQTTLKISAEIIRHQTDFLDKGLDYLKPLSLRDVAQAVGMHESTVSRVTTGLLISTPRGGMPLKSFFSVNIASRDSDVNASAASVRNMVKKIISQEVPNKPLSDEAISKMISEQGIDLARRTVAKYREMLNIPSSSQRRMQARLSEFR, from the coding sequence ATGCAATTATCACAGTCCATAAAGCTGCGTCAGAAGCAGTCACTGGTCATGACGCCGCAACTGCAACAGGCGATCAAGCTGCTGCAGATGACCAATCTGGAATTATCACAACATCTTCAGGAACAGATGTATGACAACCCGTTTCTTGAGGTGACCGGCGCAACCGAAACTGCCCTGAATGAGACCACAAAGCAAACGGCTGGTCCGGCTGACGCTGAAGCGCTGAACAAAAATCTGTCTGCTACTGAAGGTCAGAATGATGTGTCAGCTTTGCGGGAAAGCGCAGCATTAAGCGATGATCCGACCCAGCATCAGGAAGTTGAAAACAGATTTGATACCGCGCTTGTCGATATGCCCCGCGCATCCGGCCCCAGCCAGGGCTTTGCGGATGGCGATTTTGATTTGATCGATAATCTGTCTGCAGAAGATGGGTTTTATCCGATGCTGTTTAAACAGATGAACCTGACGTTTACAGATCCCACAGACCGCATCATTGCGACACATTTTATTAATGCGCTTGAACCAACGGGCTGGATCGGCACTACCGTAGAGGATATCGCTGCGGAAAGTGGCTGTTCAGAAACACAGGCAGAGGCTGTTCTGGCCGCACTGCAGGGGTTTGAACCCGCTGGTCTGTTTGCGCGCAACCTTGCAGAATGTTTGAAAATTCAGCTGATTGAATCTGAACAATATACACCTTTGTTTGGCCAGCTTCTGGATAATCTTGAACAATTAGGCCGGGGTGAAATCAAACAGTTATCACGCAAATTCAAATGCGAGCCTGAAGATATCGTTGATATGCTGGGTGTGATCCGCACCCTGAACCCAAAACCAGGTGAACATCTGGGGATTGAATTCCGGGAAATGCCGAGCCCAGACGTGATTGTGACGCGCAAAAAAGGCGGTTGGTCTGTTGAACTGAACCGGTCCACTCTGCCTGCGGTTCTGGTGAATGAACAATATGCCGAAATGATGGCGAACCAGAAACGTGCTGATCAGGCGGTACAGGACTATTCATCAGACAGCCTGACCAATGCCCGCTGGCTGAAACGGGCGGTTGAACAACGCAACCAGACCACATTGAAAATCAGCGCGGAAATCATCCGTCATCAGACTGACTTTTTGGATAAGGGCCTTGATTATCTGAAGCCGTTATCATTGCGTGATGTGGCCCAGGCGGTTGGCATGCATGAAAGCACTGTCAGCCGTGTGACCACAGGGCTGCTGATTTCCACACCAAGAGGCGGTATGCCGCTGAAATCTTTCTTCAGTGTGAATATTGCGTCACGTGATTCTGATGTGAATGCGTCTGCAGCATCTGTACGCAACATGGTGAAGAAAATTATCTCACAGGAAGTCCCGAATAAGCCACTCAGTGATGAAGCCATCTCAAAGATGATTTCTGAACAAGGTATTGATCTGGCCCGCCGGACCGTCGCCAAATATCGCGAGATGCTGAATATTCCCTCTTCATCTCAGCGCCGGATGCAGGCCCGCCTGTCTGAATTCCGGTAA
- a CDS encoding Protein of unknown function (DUF1566) (PFAM: Protein of unknown function (DUF1566)), whose protein sequence is MRRFRCCLSGFVCVVGLWLAIFGTGLAQTSSDGTYVVRADRVIDLRSGVEWLRCSVGQRYQDGACVGEVLRLNQDEAAEAVRLANSELGGIWRLPTREELEYLVCTSCDAPKIDETVFPGTVSEPYWTGQKNWISPKNLWSVNFMTGHSYGRFFPYQRLAVRLVRDR, encoded by the coding sequence ATGAGGCGTTTTCGCTGCTGCTTATCTGGTTTTGTCTGTGTTGTTGGCCTGTGGCTGGCAATATTTGGAACAGGTTTGGCGCAAACCTCATCTGATGGCACTTATGTTGTGCGTGCCGATCGGGTGATCGATCTGCGTTCAGGGGTGGAATGGCTGCGCTGTTCTGTGGGGCAGCGCTATCAGGATGGTGCTTGTGTTGGCGAGGTGTTACGCCTGAACCAGGATGAAGCAGCCGAAGCTGTCCGTCTGGCGAATAGCGAATTGGGCGGCATATGGCGCCTGCCTACCCGTGAAGAACTTGAATATCTGGTCTGCACCAGCTGTGATGCCCCAAAGATTGACGAGACGGTGTTTCCCGGCACGGTGTCAGAGCCCTATTGGACCGGACAGAAAAACTGGATTTCACCGAAAAATCTCTGGTCAGTGAATTTTATGACCGGGCACAGCTATGGCCGTTTTTTTCCTTATCAGCGGCTGGCGGTACGGCTGGTGCGCGATCGCTAG
- a CDS encoding Protein of unknown function (DUF2628) (PFAM: Protein of unknown function (DUF2628)): protein MAEPGTNPQTDPDQTDKGPSFIAIEAVGRLSHGRDLRLKAGDVFVAVDGNPITWDIDRFDQTLASYNDLPALFTIFRKGEFFEVFVDQPIGCGYRYASDEDVAQILEKQPEHEIGPKDTYFPFEALRDMRRRVRLYRTDYSPYATVAPLFWLLYHRMWAPLGVVLATYIVSGFINLALFGLVYVLLCVYFHKAQTALMRGYSLYLEHYFWFIFAERSTREAQERLRRFDEKCRFAFSHVPDPKIDEAEEARLAALIKEAKADLDAETDSGAPKTA from the coding sequence ATGGCTGAACCCGGCACCAATCCCCAGACAGATCCAGACCAGACCGACAAAGGACCGTCCTTTATTGCGATTGAGGCTGTCGGCCGGCTGTCACACGGGCGCGATTTGCGGCTGAAGGCAGGCGATGTATTTGTGGCTGTGGATGGCAATCCGATCACATGGGATATTGACCGTTTTGATCAAACCCTTGCCTCATATAATGATTTGCCGGCTTTATTCACGATTTTCCGCAAAGGTGAATTTTTCGAAGTCTTTGTCGATCAGCCGATAGGCTGCGGCTATCGTTATGCCTCTGATGAGGATGTGGCGCAGATTTTGGAAAAACAGCCTGAGCATGAAATTGGTCCGAAAGACACATATTTCCCGTTTGAAGCCCTGCGCGATATGCGCCGGCGTGTGCGACTGTACCGCACTGACTATTCTCCTTATGCAACGGTCGCACCTCTGTTCTGGCTGCTCTATCACCGTATGTGGGCCCCATTAGGGGTTGTTCTGGCGACCTATATTGTCTCAGGCTTTATCAATCTGGCCTTGTTCGGGCTGGTTTATGTGCTGTTATGTGTGTATTTTCATAAAGCCCAGACCGCGCTGATGCGGGGCTATTCTTTGTATCTGGAACATTATTTCTGGTTTATCTTTGCTGAACGGTCTACCCGTGAAGCCCAGGAACGCCTGCGCCGGTTTGATGAAAAATGCCGGTTTGCCTTCTCGCATGTCCCGGACCCCAAAATTGACGAGGCTGAAGAAGCACGCCTGGCAGCCCTGATTAAAGAAGCCAAAGCTGATCTGGATGCTGAAACCGATAGCGGTGCGCCAAAAACAGCTTAA
- a CDS encoding flagellar motor component (PFAM: MotA/TolQ/ExbB proton channel family) — protein MDIASLIGLIGGVGMIIGAMISGGGLAPFVDIPSILIVFGGTAFLVLYAVPLPIFLGHFAAMGKAFMPPIKKMDELIERMVELSGIARKDGMMALEGQEVPDKFFQKGLQMLVDGADEAKLVTQLNKEIKAMKKRHEVNQNAVKAWIDIAPAMGMVGTLIGLVLMLGNMSDPKAIGPAMAVALLTTMYGAIIANVLFLPLLNKLEGYTEYEVVYREMVVTGLRNIARSESPRNIQDQMVANLAPKMQEKLEMA, from the coding sequence ATGGATATAGCGTCTCTTATCGGGTTGATTGGCGGTGTCGGCATGATCATCGGAGCGATGATTTCGGGCGGCGGGCTGGCTCCATTTGTTGATATTCCGTCTATCCTGATTGTGTTCGGCGGCACAGCCTTTCTGGTCTTATATGCCGTTCCACTGCCAATTTTTCTCGGCCATTTCGCAGCGATGGGAAAGGCCTTTATGCCCCCTATCAAAAAAATGGATGAGCTGATCGAGCGCATGGTTGAGCTGTCCGGCATTGCCCGCAAAGATGGCATGATGGCCCTGGAAGGCCAGGAAGTACCGGACAAATTTTTCCAAAAAGGGTTGCAGATGCTGGTCGATGGTGCAGATGAAGCCAAGCTGGTCACCCAGCTGAATAAAGAGATTAAGGCGATGAAAAAGCGCCATGAGGTAAATCAAAATGCGGTCAAAGCCTGGATCGATATCGCACCGGCCATGGGTATGGTGGGCACGCTGATTGGTCTGGTGCTGATGCTGGGCAATATGTCTGATCCAAAAGCGATTGGCCCGGCGATGGCGGTGGCCTTGCTGACCACAATGTATGGCGCAATCATCGCCAACGTATTGTTTTTGCCGCTGTTAAATAAGCTGGAAGGCTATACCGAATATGAGGTGGTCTATCGTGAGATGGTGGTCACAGGCCTGCGCAATATCGCCCGCAGTGAATCGCCGCGCAATATTCAGGATCAAATGGTCGCTAACCTGGCGCCGAAGATGCAGGAAAAACTGGAAATGGCGTAA
- a CDS encoding Integral membrane protein CcmA involved in cell shape determination (PFAM: Protein of unknown function, DUF583), whose amino-acid sequence MSDSTFIAADLKLTGMFHAPGQTVVIAGQFEGEMIADTVEIAQDAVFEGLIRASTITVGGRFNGVLEADSLTISEAAIVAGELITHALSVDSGADISGTVRRKPDQTNSSSS is encoded by the coding sequence ATGAGTGATTCAACTTTTATCGCAGCTGATCTGAAATTAACAGGCATGTTTCACGCGCCTGGCCAGACAGTGGTGATCGCAGGTCAGTTTGAAGGGGAGATGATTGCCGACACCGTTGAAATCGCGCAAGATGCCGTATTTGAAGGGCTGATCCGTGCCAGCACCATCACTGTTGGCGGGCGGTTTAATGGCGTTCTGGAAGCAGACAGCCTGACCATTTCTGAGGCCGCAATTGTCGCCGGAGAGCTGATCACCCATGCCCTGTCGGTTGATTCCGGGGCGGATATTTCCGGGACCGTCAGACGTAAGCCTGATCAGACAAACTCATCATCCAGCTGA
- a CDS encoding Integral membrane protein CcmA involved in cell shape determination (PFAM: Protein of unknown function, DUF583), translating into MSDTGSPKSVIGAGATFTGKLVRASAIDIHGVMNADLIADRLHLHEGGQLNGNLEIKLGVFAGAYKGRMKAASVWMMRTARIFGEIEYHALQMDRGAALNCHILHNWTEQDDKPADPAAAVQDSFLTDMLAPERSDGPSATDD; encoded by the coding sequence ATGTCAGATACCGGCTCACCCAAATCCGTAATTGGCGCAGGGGCAACCTTTACCGGCAAGCTGGTCAGGGCCTCTGCGATAGACATCCATGGGGTGATGAATGCTGACCTTATTGCTGATCGCCTGCATCTTCACGAAGGCGGCCAGCTGAATGGCAATCTGGAGATCAAGCTGGGGGTGTTTGCCGGGGCGTATAAGGGCCGGATGAAGGCCGCCAGCGTCTGGATGATGCGCACGGCGCGAATTTTCGGTGAAATTGAATATCATGCTTTACAGATGGATCGTGGGGCGGCGCTGAATTGCCATATCCTGCATAACTGGACAGAACAGGATGACAAACCTGCGGATCCGGCGGCGGCCGTGCAGGACAGTTTTTTAACAGATATGCTGGCGCCAGAACGCAGCGATGGTCCGTCAGCGACAGACGATTGA
- a CDS encoding flagellar biosynthetic protein FlhB (PFAM: FlhB HrpN YscU SpaS Family~TIGRFAM: flagellar biosynthetic protein FlhB) has protein sequence MAEESQDGQEKTEDPSQRKLEKSAEDGKVLSSKEMFVFTTMFAAFVMMFVTPMFAQKALAYWSRLFHFNRPDDLMTMMVERFSELIFAVVITSLVVGIPMMVIVIGTQAAVGGLNFAPKAMSFKGNRLSPIEGFKRMFGSKGLMELVKSLLKVFLLFGIAAAVIYARLPGVLELPSRDLVTATVASLLNFPVVLGALLVILAIIAMIDYFWQRHVHIQSLRMTKQEVKDEYKQTEGSPEVKAKIRRMQMETAANAGRQQAALDDVPNATAVITNPTHFAVALKYEVGSSEAPRILAMGRGNMAHQIIDRAKGADVTVFRSPLLARALYYTGEIGAEITEQLYQAVAVVLAYLYRIDKGEALAEPDVDIPEDLHFTEHGQSMKEDRNQRGGYEA, from the coding sequence ATGGCTGAAGAAAGTCAAGACGGTCAGGAAAAGACCGAAGACCCCTCCCAACGAAAACTCGAGAAATCCGCTGAAGACGGCAAAGTCCTTTCCTCAAAGGAAATGTTCGTCTTCACAACGATGTTTGCCGCCTTTGTGATGATGTTTGTTACGCCTATGTTTGCGCAAAAGGCTCTGGCCTACTGGTCTCGTCTGTTTCATTTCAACCGGCCGGATGATTTGATGACGATGATGGTTGAACGCTTCTCTGAACTGATTTTTGCGGTGGTGATCACCAGCCTTGTGGTCGGCATTCCGATGATGGTGATTGTGATTGGCACACAGGCGGCTGTCGGGGGGCTGAATTTTGCTCCAAAAGCGATGAGCTTCAAAGGTAACCGGTTGAGCCCAATCGAGGGGTTCAAACGTATGTTTGGCTCCAAAGGGCTGATGGAGCTTGTGAAATCCCTTCTGAAGGTGTTTTTGCTGTTTGGGATTGCCGCGGCTGTGATTTATGCGCGTTTGCCTGGCGTTCTGGAATTGCCGTCTCGTGACTTAGTCACAGCGACGGTAGCGTCTTTGCTGAATTTTCCGGTTGTTCTTGGGGCCTTGCTGGTGATCCTGGCGATCATCGCGATGATCGATTATTTCTGGCAGCGTCATGTGCATATTCAATCACTGCGGATGACCAAGCAAGAGGTCAAGGATGAATATAAGCAAACCGAAGGTTCACCAGAGGTCAAAGCCAAGATTCGGCGGATGCAGATGGAAACAGCGGCCAATGCGGGCCGTCAGCAGGCGGCGTTGGATGATGTGCCAAATGCAACTGCTGTGATCACCAACCCGACTCATTTTGCTGTGGCCTTGAAATATGAGGTTGGCTCATCAGAAGCACCGCGCATTCTGGCGATGGGCCGCGGAAATATGGCGCACCAGATTATTGACCGGGCGAAGGGGGCTGATGTGACTGTATTCCGTTCTCCGCTTCTGGCGCGTGCCTTATATTATACGGGCGAGATTGGGGCAGAAATTACCGAACAGCTCTATCAGGCGGTCGCGGTTGTGCTGGCTTATTTGTATCGAATAGACAAAGGAGAAGCGCTGGCTGAACCTGATGTGGACATCCCGGAAGATCTGCATTTCACTGAACATGGTCAGTCTATGAAAGAGGATCGCAACCAGAGAGGCGGATATGAAGCGTAA
- a CDS encoding flagellar biosynthetic protein FliQ (PFAM: Bacterial export proteins, family 3~TIGRFAM: flagellar biosynthetic protein FliQ), with protein MFDFDMNVEFLRMAMWQIVMISGPILGVALAIGLLIGIIQAATSINEMTLSFVPKVVLVLLTFGLAANYMLVGLTDYFAFIFDQITQVG; from the coding sequence ATGTTTGATTTTGATATGAATGTTGAATTCCTGCGGATGGCCATGTGGCAGATCGTCATGATTTCCGGTCCGATTTTGGGTGTGGCATTGGCGATTGGTCTGCTGATCGGCATCATCCAGGCGGCCACCTCTATTAACGAGATGACGCTCAGCTTTGTGCCAAAAGTGGTGCTGGTGTTGCTGACATTTGGTCTGGCTGCCAATTACATGTTGGTCGGTCTGACTGATTATTTTGCCTTTATTTTTGACCAGATCACGCAGGTTGGCTAG
- a CDS encoding Integral membrane protein CcmA involved in cell shape determination (PFAM: Protein of unknown function, DUF583), with the protein MFGKKPAQTTAQPHSAHIGQNIQIKGQIDSPEHVFLAGTLEGDISCDQLTISSTGKVTGKITAKAAVIDGHVDGDIQVERLQIKSRAILKGSLSYQTIQVDEGAQIDGNFVQTAAELRRDVVALPHTDR; encoded by the coding sequence ATGTTTGGAAAAAAGCCAGCTCAGACCACTGCCCAGCCGCATTCAGCTCATATTGGCCAGAATATTCAGATCAAAGGGCAGATTGATTCGCCTGAACATGTATTTCTGGCCGGGACCCTTGAAGGGGATATCAGCTGTGACCAGCTGACCATTTCATCCACAGGTAAAGTGACAGGGAAAATAACGGCAAAGGCAGCGGTGATTGACGGTCATGTTGATGGGGATATTCAGGTGGAACGGCTACAGATCAAATCTCGGGCGATTTTGAAAGGCAGTTTATCTTACCAGACGATTCAGGTGGATGAAGGGGCACAAATTGATGGTAATTTTGTCCAGACGGCAGCTGAATTGCGGCGCGATGTTGTCGCGCTTCCCCATACCGACAGATAA